In Sphingomonas sp. KC8, the sequence ATCGGCGATGATCGCAGCCTTCAGCGCATCGAGTTTCTCGCTCGCCACATAATGGGTCGACAGCCCGAGCGCTGCGCACTCCGCCCCGTCGATCCGCGCGCCGGTGAGCGCGAGAAACGCGCCGGTGCGCCCCGGCAGGCGCGACAGATACCAGCCGCCGCCGACATCGGGGAACAGGCCGATCCCGCTTTCGGGCATGGCATACATCGTCCGTTCGGTGGCGATGCGGTACTTGGCAGGCTGCGAAATGCCGACGCCGCCGCCCATGGTGATCCCGTCCATGAACGCGATCACCGGCTTGGCATAGGTGAACAGCAGGTGGTTCAGCTGATATTCGCGGTGGAAGAAAGCGCGCGCGGCAACCCCATCGTCCGCCCCGCTTTCGGCGATCATGCGGATATCGCCGCCCGCGCAGAAACCACGGCCCTCGGCATGATCGATCATCACCAGCCGGATCGCCGGATCGGCGCGCCACGCGACCAAGGCGTCGATCATCGCGTCGCACATCGGCTGGTTGAGTGCGTGGATCGCCTTGGGCCGGTTGAGGCGGATGCGGCCGACAGCGCCTTCGACCTGAAAAAGAACCTCGTCCGTCATGCTACCTCTTTCCATTCCCGCAACCAGTGCCGTGCGCTTACTGCCGCGTCATTTCGCGCGCGATGATGACGCGCATGATCTCGTTGGTGCCTTCCAGAATGCGGTGGACACGCAGATCGCGGAAAAAGCGTTCGACCGGATAATCCTGCAAATAGCCATAGCCGCCATGCAGTTGCAGCGCGCGATCGACCACGCTCGATCCGGTATCCGTCGCCAGCCGTTTGGCCATCGCCGCGAATTTGGTGCGATCGGCCGCCCCCGCCGTCACCTTGGCCGCCGCCACGTAAAGCAGCATCCGCGCCGCCTGCAATTCGGTTTCCATGTCGGCCAGGGTGAACTGGGTGTTCTGGAAATCGAGGATGCGCTGCCCGAACTGGCGGCGCTCGCCCGTATAGCGCAGCGCTTCATCCAGACAGCGTTGCGCCCCGCCCAGCGAACAGGCGCCGATATTCAGCCGCCCGCCATCCAGCCCCGACATGGCGATCTTGAACCCCTCGCCTTCCTTGCCGACCAGATTGTCCACCGGCACGCGGACACCATCGAAATTGACCTGCGCTGTCGGCTGCGATCGCCAGCCCAGTTTCTTTTCCTGCGCGCCGAACGAAACGCCCGGCATGTCCTTGTCGATCACCAGGCAGCTAATGCCCTTGGGGCCATCCTCGCCGGTGCGGACCATGGTGACGTAGAGTTCGTTTTCGCCGCCACCCGAAATGAACGCCTTGCTGCCGGTCACGATGTAATGATCGCCATCGCGCACCGCCTTCGTTTTCAGCGCGGCGGCGTCCGATCCCGAACCCGGTTCGGTCAGGCAATAGCTGGCAATCTTGTCGCAGGTGACAAGGCTGGGCAGATATTTGGCCTTCACCGCATCGCCGCCGAACCGGTCGATCATCCACGCGCCCATATTGTGGATCGAAATGAACGCGGATGTGGACGGACAGCCATAGGCCATCGCCTCCATGATCAGCGCCGCTTCCAGCCGACCCAGCCCGATCCCGCCGGCTTCC encodes:
- a CDS encoding acyl-CoA dehydrogenase family protein; its protein translation is MTQFDLTEDQRAIQEMAQKFTADAITPHAAKWDEEHHFPRDVVKAAAELGFGAIYVSEEAGGIGLGRLEAALIMEAMAYGCPSTSAFISIHNMGAWMIDRFGGDAVKAKYLPSLVTCDKIASYCLTEPGSGSDAAALKTKAVRDGDHYIVTGSKAFISGGGENELYVTMVRTGEDGPKGISCLVIDKDMPGVSFGAQEKKLGWRSQPTAQVNFDGVRVPVDNLVGKEGEGFKIAMSGLDGGRLNIGACSLGGAQRCLDEALRYTGERRQFGQRILDFQNTQFTLADMETELQAARMLLYVAAAKVTAGAADRTKFAAMAKRLATDTGSSVVDRALQLHGGYGYLQDYPVERFFRDLRVHRILEGTNEIMRVIIAREMTRQ
- a CDS encoding enoyl-CoA hydratase/isomerase family protein produces the protein MTDEVLFQVEGAVGRIRLNRPKAIHALNQPMCDAMIDALVAWRADPAIRLVMIDHAEGRGFCAGGDIRMIAESGADDGVAARAFFHREYQLNHLLFTYAKPVIAFMDGITMGGGVGISQPAKYRIATERTMYAMPESGIGLFPDVGGGWYLSRLPGRTGAFLALTGARIDGAECAALGLSTHYVASEKLDALKAAIIADPDGVDVILADTAEAPPPARISGNREKIDRLFAADTLEGVIAALKADGSEWAGKELATLATKSPTTCKVSLRLLAQGRDHADFADEMRVEYRVATHLCQRHDFIEGVRALIIDKDNAPRWDPATAEGVSDHLIDQIFAPLGESEEWTPVRL